One Solanum lycopersicum chromosome 4, SLM_r2.1 DNA window includes the following coding sequences:
- the LOC138348091 gene encoding uncharacterized protein: protein MIFPELKDRLTLDSVLTLQKSGEGYVVYCDSYAVGLGCILTSDGKVIAYAYGLLKIHEKNYHSHDPEFENVRELNLHQRRWLEQLQDNNMSVHYNPVKANVMIDALRRLSMGSVSHIDDEKKNLVKEVPIG from the exons ATGATCTTCCCAGAGCTCAAAGACCGACTCACTTTAGACTCAGTTCTCACATTGCAAAAGAGTGGTGAAGGCTATGTAGTGTACTGTGATTCGTACGCAGTAGGTTTGGGATGTATTCTTACGTCGGATGGCAAGGTGATTGCATATGCATATGGACTGTTGAAAatccatgagaagaattaccatTCCCATGATCCTGAGTTTGAAAATGTG AGAGAATTGAATCTCCATCAGAGAAGATGGCTAGAGCAGCTCCAGGATAATAACATGAGTGTCCACTATAACCCAGTCAAGGCCAACGTAATGATCGATGCTTTGAGACGATTGAGCATGGGCAGTGTgtctcatattgatgatgagaaaaAGAATTTGGTTAAAGAGGTACCAATTGGCTAG